In Pleurocapsa sp. PCC 7319, the following are encoded in one genomic region:
- a CDS encoding DUF1830 domain-containing protein: MPQISKTLTTEPKTNILCYHYNSSNQIQIIQFVKSNIEYSSKIIFPGQRIMFEAEPDSQIEILLNGKGDTSFSRLVNCQDLQVNSQF; encoded by the coding sequence ATGCCACAGATTTCTAAAACACTGACGACAGAGCCTAAAACAAATATCCTTTGCTATCATTACAATTCTTCTAATCAAATACAAATAATACAATTTGTTAAAAGTAATATAGAGTATTCCAGTAAAATTATCTTTCCTGGGCAAAGAATTATGTTTGAAGCTGAACCTGATAGTCAGATAGAAATTTTGCTCAATGGAAAAGGTGATACTTCTTTTAGTCGACTTGTAAATTGTCAGGATCTACAAGTAAATTCGCAATTCTAG
- a CDS encoding fatty acid desaturase — protein MSSDRQWHIERSQKILQDHPEIKQYFGNYPLSIIPIIVLASLQWTVAWLVKDLSWWMIGLISLLVGQFILHSLAVFVHEAAHNLVLKGKFGSTFTLFLIELGSLSFGKSITYIGIHGKSHHRHLNDYQQDYEWWDKKQSRFLTLNPYWRSAEAIIQLLPGGVAITDLVMAQMIPAESRHIQSAYTSKFLQIFLTSTSLFLYALAWYLLSWQASLYLFWSLTFMVSNWGITFKGQSIAEHHIYQEGKTYSTYQWTNIPFFNTGYHDEHHTFANVAWIHLPKIKKIAPEYFTNDNPYSYFHIWWLWAKSFFEPVHFNRYIPESNKSISSKL, from the coding sequence ATGTCATCCGATCGCCAGTGGCACATTGAACGTAGTCAAAAAATCCTCCAAGATCATCCCGAGATTAAACAGTATTTTGGCAACTATCCCTTATCTATTATTCCCATTATCGTTCTGGCTTCTCTTCAGTGGACTGTAGCTTGGTTAGTAAAAGATCTATCTTGGTGGATGATTGGCTTAATTTCCCTCTTGGTTGGTCAATTTATTCTACATTCGTTAGCCGTATTTGTGCATGAAGCGGCTCATAATCTAGTTTTAAAAGGGAAATTTGGTTCTACTTTCACCTTGTTTCTCATTGAGTTAGGTTCACTTTCTTTTGGCAAATCTATAACCTATATTGGTATTCACGGCAAATCCCACCATCGACATCTCAATGACTATCAACAAGACTATGAGTGGTGGGATAAAAAACAATCGCGCTTTCTGACTTTAAATCCTTATTGGCGGTCAGCAGAAGCTATTATTCAACTGCTTCCTGGCGGTGTAGCTATTACAGACTTAGTAATGGCGCAAATGATTCCCGCCGAGTCTCGTCACATCCAATCAGCTTATACATCTAAATTTTTGCAAATATTTCTAACATCTACCAGTTTATTTTTATATGCTCTAGCATGGTATTTATTGAGCTGGCAAGCTTCTTTATATTTATTTTGGAGCTTGACTTTTATGGTAAGTAATTGGGGCATAACTTTTAAAGGTCAATCGATCGCCGAACACCATATTTATCAAGAAGGTAAAACCTACTCAACTTATCAATGGACTAATATCCCCTTTTTTAATACTGGCTATCACGATGAACACCATACCTTCGCCAATGTAGCCTGGATACATCTACCAAAAATCAAAAAAATTGCTCCCGAATATTTCACCAACGATAATCCCTATTCCTACTTTCATATCTGGTGGCTGTGGGCAAAATCTTTTTTTGAACCCGTTCATTTTAACCGCTATATTCCTGAGTCGAATAAGTCAATAAGCTCTAAGCTCTAA
- a CDS encoding DUF362 domain-containing protein, producing the protein MYTVSLIRAQSYELKKIKSRLEYLLEPLGGIQAIVQPGDRVLLKPNLLTGSRPTKECITRPEIVYCVAQLVQEAGGKPFLGDSPAFGSAKGVAKANGYLPLCAELNLPIIEFKGQRYTTENANFQHLRLSKEAMNADVVINLPKVKSHMQLTMTLGVKNLFGCVPGKMKAWWHMEAGKDAARFGEMLVETAKAIAPDLTIIDGIVGHEGNGPSGGEPRELGVLGASTNVFALDRAMIEILNVDPLVVPTLATQFKQGLCAEIAEIEFPYCKPADLQVSDWKLPDALTPIDFGLPRVLRSTFKHFYIRFIKEPLKTYGN; encoded by the coding sequence ATGTATACAGTAAGTCTAATCCGCGCTCAGTCCTACGAGCTAAAAAAAATAAAATCGCGTCTTGAATATTTACTCGAACCTTTGGGGGGAATCCAAGCCATTGTCCAACCAGGCGATCGCGTTTTATTAAAACCCAATTTACTAACTGGTAGTCGTCCCACCAAAGAATGTATTACGCGTCCTGAGATAGTATACTGTGTGGCTCAATTAGTACAAGAAGCAGGAGGAAAACCTTTTTTAGGAGACAGTCCCGCTTTTGGTAGTGCGAAGGGAGTAGCCAAGGCTAATGGTTATTTACCTCTATGCGCCGAATTAAATTTACCAATCATCGAATTTAAAGGACAACGTTACACCACAGAAAACGCCAATTTTCAGCACTTACGCCTATCTAAAGAGGCAATGAATGCTGATGTCGTCATTAACTTACCCAAAGTAAAATCTCATATGCAGCTAACTATGACCTTGGGTGTAAAAAACCTCTTTGGTTGTGTTCCTGGAAAAATGAAAGCTTGGTGGCACATGGAAGCAGGGAAAGATGCCGCTCGCTTTGGTGAAATGCTAGTGGAAACAGCTAAGGCGATCGCTCCAGATTTAACCATCATTGACGGTATTGTTGGTCATGAAGGTAATGGTCCTAGCGGTGGTGAACCTAGAGAACTAGGCGTTTTAGGTGCGTCTACTAATGTCTTTGCTTTAGACCGAGCCATGATTGAAATCTTGAATGTCGATCCTCTGGTTGTACCCACTTTAGCAACTCAATTTAAACAGGGACTTTGTGCCGAAATTGCGGAAATCGAATTTCCCTACTGCAAACCCGCAGACTTACAGGTATCTGATTGGAAACTACCCGATGCTCTCACACCCATTGATTTTGGATTACCTCGTGTTCTGCGCTCAACTTTTAAACATTTCTATATTCGCTTTATCAAAGAGCCATTAAAAACCTATGGAAATTAG
- a CDS encoding response regulator, translating into MTTVLIVEDDPINYRVFSKILTKKGGLQVQGTEIVEEVLQLAQSGEVDVILMDIALANSIYEGKPVDGIKITQMLKSDPKTAHLPIILVTAHAMEGDRENFLKQSGADGYISKPVVNHQEFIQQIVSLINKT; encoded by the coding sequence ATGACAACGGTATTGATTGTAGAAGATGACCCTATAAATTATCGGGTTTTTTCCAAAATACTAACAAAAAAGGGTGGATTGCAAGTCCAAGGGACAGAAATTGTCGAAGAAGTTTTACAATTAGCTCAATCTGGAGAGGTAGATGTAATTCTAATGGATATTGCTCTTGCCAATAGTATTTATGAAGGAAAACCAGTTGATGGCATAAAAATTACTCAAATGCTCAAATCAGACCCAAAAACAGCTCATTTACCGATAATTTTAGTTACCGCTCACGCTATGGAGGGCGATCGCGAAAACTTTCTTAAACAAAGTGGTGCCGATGGCTATATTTCTAAACCAGTGGTTAATCATCAGGAGTTTATTCAACAGATTGTTTCTTTAATCAATAAAACATAA
- a CDS encoding DNA topoisomerase (ATP-hydrolyzing) subunit A: MAQQLNLLGNGQIIPTPLHQEMERSYLEYAMSVIVGRALPDVRDGLKPVHRRILYAMYELGLTPDRPYRKCARVVGDVLGKYHPHGDQSVYDALVRLVQSFSTRYPLLDGHGNFGSVDNDPPAAMRYTETRLAPVAHEAMLTEIGEATVNFSSNFDNSQTEPIVLPVQLPILLLNGCSGIAVGMATNIPPHNLGEVVDGLIALIDRPNIAEEKLWELIPGPDFPTGGEIVEIKGIQDAYRTGRGSIKMRGIAQIERLISGKKRRREKRAIIITELPYQVNKASWIEKVADLVNQGRIEGISDIRDESDRNGMRVVIELKKDATPQKVLHQLYRQTALQSNFGAIMLALVDNKPVQLPLRGVLEEFLKFREHTLRRQYTHELEQANQRLHLVEGLLLALNQIDAVIEILRHAPDGTSAKLRLQEELDLSPTQGDSILAMPMRRLTGLEKQKLETELTDLQERIANLDRVLGDRHELMKSLKKELRSLKRKFGDQRRTRIPNVLVDESANQPETEPKSSSKKKTPKKDPALAVSPSLTFERSPQATLKVTNSGCIYWQNPVSDKTATKSTPNKGQDFLVKEESIGDRDKLIVVTDSGKAYPVPVEEVPSSLESTELKAVELLSSAAQRDANGTVAHFFLPKNYHNLDLVFLTEKGIIKRLESTELDALGNRGLVLVKLKEKDILKYFCFTEKKHEMVIATTGGRILRLPVNDAQIPIMGRNAQGNRVMRLRLKESLVGCCAVKPNDSIAVISQLGFGKRISVGSLRLANRGDIGTQAIQFTAKEDMLAGIIATTDKENITLTTSINRRLVLPISSLKLAEKNSPGAKIGKLKPNEIITGVYPFV; encoded by the coding sequence ATGGCACAACAGCTAAACTTGTTAGGAAATGGTCAAATCATTCCTACTCCTCTTCACCAAGAAATGGAGAGGTCATATCTCGAATATGCAATGAGTGTAATTGTTGGGAGAGCTTTACCCGACGTAAGAGATGGGCTCAAACCAGTTCATCGACGTATTCTCTATGCCATGTATGAGCTAGGGTTGACTCCAGACCGTCCTTATCGTAAGTGCGCCCGCGTAGTGGGAGATGTATTAGGTAAATATCATCCTCACGGCGACCAATCAGTTTACGATGCCTTAGTGCGTTTAGTACAAAGCTTTTCGACTAGATATCCTCTCTTAGATGGTCATGGTAACTTTGGGTCAGTAGATAATGATCCTCCGGCAGCGATGCGCTACACGGAAACCAGGCTGGCTCCAGTTGCCCATGAAGCAATGCTGACAGAGATTGGAGAAGCAACGGTTAACTTCAGCAGTAACTTTGATAATTCTCAAACTGAACCGATTGTTCTACCTGTTCAACTACCGATTTTACTCCTCAATGGTTGTTCAGGAATTGCAGTAGGAATGGCAACCAATATTCCTCCCCATAACCTGGGAGAGGTGGTCGATGGTTTAATTGCCTTAATTGATCGCCCAAATATAGCAGAGGAAAAACTCTGGGAGTTAATTCCTGGTCCTGATTTTCCTACCGGTGGAGAAATTGTTGAAATCAAAGGAATTCAGGATGCTTATCGTACTGGTAGGGGGAGCATTAAAATGCGTGGTATTGCCCAAATCGAGAGGTTGATTTCGGGCAAAAAACGACGCCGAGAAAAACGGGCAATTATCATTACGGAGCTACCTTATCAAGTTAATAAAGCTAGCTGGATTGAAAAAGTTGCTGATTTAGTGAACCAGGGCAGAATCGAGGGGATTTCTGATATTCGAGATGAGAGCGATCGCAATGGAATGCGAGTAGTAATAGAACTTAAAAAGGATGCTACTCCGCAAAAGGTTTTGCACCAACTCTACCGTCAGACAGCATTACAGAGCAATTTTGGGGCAATTATGCTGGCACTAGTAGACAATAAGCCAGTTCAGCTGCCTCTACGTGGGGTCCTAGAAGAATTTCTTAAATTCCGGGAACATACCCTAAGAAGACAATACACTCATGAACTAGAACAAGCTAATCAACGGCTACATTTAGTAGAAGGTTTGTTACTGGCTCTAAATCAAATTGATGCTGTAATTGAAATTTTGCGTCATGCTCCTGATGGCACTTCAGCTAAGTTACGTCTCCAAGAAGAGTTAGACTTATCGCCAACTCAGGGAGATTCTATTTTGGCGATGCCCATGCGTCGCTTAACAGGTTTAGAAAAGCAAAAGCTAGAGACTGAATTAACAGATCTACAAGAGCGCATTGCTAACTTAGATCGAGTCTTAGGCGATCGCCATGAGTTAATGAAGTCCCTGAAAAAAGAACTACGCTCTCTAAAGCGTAAGTTTGGCGATCAACGTCGTACTCGTATCCCCAACGTTTTAGTTGATGAATCAGCTAATCAACCAGAAACTGAACCAAAATCTTCTAGTAAGAAAAAAACTCCGAAGAAAGATCCTGCTTTAGCGGTATCTCCTAGCCTTACTTTTGAACGTTCTCCCCAAGCCACTCTCAAAGTAACTAATTCTGGCTGTATATACTGGCAAAATCCTGTTTCAGATAAAACTGCGACTAAATCTACTCCCAATAAAGGACAAGACTTTCTGGTTAAAGAAGAATCTATTGGCGATCGGGATAAACTAATTGTAGTTACCGATAGTGGCAAAGCTTACCCTGTTCCGGTTGAAGAAGTTCCTTCTAGTTTGGAAAGTACTGAATTAAAAGCTGTAGAACTCTTATCGTCAGCTGCCCAGAGAGATGCTAATGGTACGGTGGCGCATTTCTTCCTACCTAAAAATTATCACAATCTAGATTTAGTATTCCTCACAGAAAAAGGTATTATTAAACGCCTCGAATCTACTGAGCTAGATGCTTTAGGTAACAGGGGGTTAGTCTTAGTCAAACTCAAGGAAAAAGATATTTTAAAATACTTTTGTTTTACTGAGAAAAAGCATGAAATGGTAATTGCGACTACAGGAGGACGTATATTACGCTTACCAGTGAACGATGCTCAAATTCCCATAATGGGAAGGAATGCTCAAGGAAATCGAGTCATGCGCTTGAGATTGAAAGAATCTCTAGTGGGTTGTTGTGCTGTTAAACCTAATGATTCCATCGCGGTAATTTCTCAGCTAGGATTTGGTAAACGAATTTCTGTTGGTTCTCTCAGGTTGGCTAATCGAGGGGATATTGGAACTCAAGCGATTCAATTCACAGCTAAAGAAGATATGTTAGCAGGAATTATTGCTACTACTGACAAAGAAAATATTACTCTAACTACTAGCATCAATCGACGGTTAGTACTACCAATTAGTAGTCTTAAGTTAGCTGAAAAAAATAGTCCTGGAGCAAAAATTGGCAAACTTAAGCCGAATGAAATTATTACTGGTGTTTATCCATTTGTGTGA